In Carya illinoinensis cultivar Pawnee chromosome 6, C.illinoinensisPawnee_v1, whole genome shotgun sequence, a single genomic region encodes these proteins:
- the LOC122313936 gene encoding E3 ubiquitin ligase BIG BROTHER-related-like isoform X1, with amino-acid sequence MENKSNAGSDAKVGSECAKPNLTNHHEDPNYVHVEEQEQEVEVGGSGIEQAPQPPRQPPRTPFTNLSQVEADLALARTLQEQERAFMMLQMNNEGSDYGSWEGGSYAYDDEDDFDDPHEDTDEDDEEGYDGTNLDDDEDAFDVHAHDMAEEENDPRVEFDPAVFLSDEVYARALQDAEDIEMAARLFVLAGLNDREADIEDHGGYSLTTEVEEDTWEEVDPDELSYEELIALGEVVGTESRGLSADTIASLPSVNYKSGSNQNGNNDSCVICRLDYEDGETLTVLSCKHSYHSECISDWLKINKMIVRPPLSCVCEESLENEGSDREKQSFAIRKIYSVIAPEVVLTLKKVSEGEVVTSTSSACQLKEEIQFIECRGYLLLLS; translated from the exons ATGGAAAACAAGAGCAACGCAGGCAGCGATGCCAAAGTTGGTTCCGAATGTGCCAAGCCAAATCTTACCAACCATCATGAAGACCCTAATTATGTGCATGTTGAGGAACAAGAACAGGAAGTAGAGGTAGGCGGATCCGGCATCGAGCAAGCTCCTCAGCCGCCGCGTCAGCCCCCTAGAACCCCCTTTACTAATCTAAGTCAGGTCGAGGCTGACCTCGCTCTCGCACGTACCCTTCAGGAGCAG GAAAGGGCATTCATGATGCTCCAAATGaacaatgaaggaagtgatTATGGAAGTTGGGAAGGTGGAAGCTATGCATATGATGACGAGGATGATTTTGATGATCCCCATGAGGACACTGATGAGGACGATGAGGAGGGATACGATGGAACCAAccttgatgatgatgaggatgcTTTTGATGTGCATGCTCATGATATGGCTGAAGAGGAAAACGACCCCCGTGTTGAATTCGATCCAGCTGTCTTTTTAAGTGATGAGGTCTATGCAAGAGCCCTACAAGATGCTGAAGACATAGAAATGGCTGCTAGACTGTTTGTGCTTGCAGGGTTAAATGATA GGGAAGCTGACATAGAGGATCATGGTGGTTACTCTCTGACAACAGAAGTGGAAGAG GACACGTGGGAGGAGGTTGACCCCGATGAGCTTTCCTATGAG GAATTGATTGCGCTTGGTGAAGTAGTTGGAACTGAGAGTAGAGGGCTTTCAGCTGATACAATTGCGTCTTTGCCTTCAGTAAATTATAAATCAGGAAGCAATCAGAATGGAAACAATGATTC ATGTGTCATTTGTCGGTTGGACTACGAGGATGGTGAAACATTGACAGTGCTTTCTTGCAAACATTCTTACCATTCTGAATGCATAAGCGATTGGTTGAAAATAAACAAG ATGATTGTAAGGCCACCTTTATCATGCGTGTGTGAAGAATCTCTTGAAAATGAAGGCAGTGATCGGGAAAAGCAAAGTTTTgcaataagaaaaatttatagtgTAATTGCTCCCGAAGTGGTACTTACCCTTAAGAAGGTATCAGAGGGTGAGGTTGTGACTTCAACATCCAGTGCTTGCCAATTAAAAGAAGAAATCCAGTTTATAGAATGTAGAGGCTATTTACTCCTTttgagttaa
- the LOC122313936 gene encoding E3 ubiquitin ligase BIG BROTHER-related-like isoform X2 produces the protein MENKSNAGSDAKVGSECAKPNLTNHHEDPNYVHVEEQEQEVEVGGSGIEQAPQPPRQPPRTPFTNLSQVEADLALARTLQEQERAFMMLQMNNEGSDYGSWEGGSYAYDDEDDFDDPHEDTDEDDEEGYDGTNLDDDEDAFDVHAHDMAEEENDPRVEFDPAVFLSDEVYARALQDAEDIEMAARLFVLAGLNDREADIEDHGGYSLTTEVEEDTWEEVDPDELSYEELIALGEVVGTESRGLSADTIASLPSVNYKSGSNQNGNNDSCVICRLDYEDGETLTVLSCKHSYHSECISDWLKINKVCPVCNADVSISGNS, from the exons ATGGAAAACAAGAGCAACGCAGGCAGCGATGCCAAAGTTGGTTCCGAATGTGCCAAGCCAAATCTTACCAACCATCATGAAGACCCTAATTATGTGCATGTTGAGGAACAAGAACAGGAAGTAGAGGTAGGCGGATCCGGCATCGAGCAAGCTCCTCAGCCGCCGCGTCAGCCCCCTAGAACCCCCTTTACTAATCTAAGTCAGGTCGAGGCTGACCTCGCTCTCGCACGTACCCTTCAGGAGCAG GAAAGGGCATTCATGATGCTCCAAATGaacaatgaaggaagtgatTATGGAAGTTGGGAAGGTGGAAGCTATGCATATGATGACGAGGATGATTTTGATGATCCCCATGAGGACACTGATGAGGACGATGAGGAGGGATACGATGGAACCAAccttgatgatgatgaggatgcTTTTGATGTGCATGCTCATGATATGGCTGAAGAGGAAAACGACCCCCGTGTTGAATTCGATCCAGCTGTCTTTTTAAGTGATGAGGTCTATGCAAGAGCCCTACAAGATGCTGAAGACATAGAAATGGCTGCTAGACTGTTTGTGCTTGCAGGGTTAAATGATA GGGAAGCTGACATAGAGGATCATGGTGGTTACTCTCTGACAACAGAAGTGGAAGAG GACACGTGGGAGGAGGTTGACCCCGATGAGCTTTCCTATGAG GAATTGATTGCGCTTGGTGAAGTAGTTGGAACTGAGAGTAGAGGGCTTTCAGCTGATACAATTGCGTCTTTGCCTTCAGTAAATTATAAATCAGGAAGCAATCAGAATGGAAACAATGATTC ATGTGTCATTTGTCGGTTGGACTACGAGGATGGTGAAACATTGACAGTGCTTTCTTGCAAACATTCTTACCATTCTGAATGCATAAGCGATTGGTTGAAAATAAACAAG GTCTGCCCTGTTTGCAACGCTGATGTTTCAATATCCGGCAACAGCTAG